gtAACCAAACAgcaggaaataataataaatatcgtaaGAAAAAATTCAAGAATATGcccaaaagaaacaaaatttattaatacgcGTTGTGAAATAGACCTTGAAGTGACAAAACCTAATCGGGAAACTACTACTGTGCTATAAAATCTTTCGCAAAGGTAAATAAGAATCTTATAAGGGTTTTAATAGTATATAGTGTTTTTAACAGTCAACAACATTTACTAGGgcgctgatcggtctactagcTCCTGGTTTATTGACAACAACAAACCTGTCAGTGAAAATAGACTGATCACAATAAAGTAAAGTACGACCATTTTCAAGAAATGGTCAGTGGGTTGTAACTATTAGACGCCTACGTCTGTAAAAATACTGTTAGAAATACTACTGTAACCGCAAACAACATATATGAATTCAGACGTATTCGCATGGGCGACGACATTCTCGATGTGCATCGGGTTCCATTATATGCTTTCTGTAGTTATTCGCTTTATTAACCGTAACTCCGTAATTGCATAGACAAattcaatgtaaataaatataaatatttttgtatgtaaaccCATTCATTGCataagtaaattttgtaaattgataccacttgtcaaaaatatttattgaaatatttcccatttataatattaataataattataatatttttaaataatattattattgatgttATAAATGGGGAGGTATTTGAATTTTACAAAATCACGATGTTGTGCAGTTTTGTGGGATATAGGTACCGGTCTCTTGACGATCAAGGGAATCAAATTTAGTTTacttattactattaaaatatattatcttcaCTACATATCACAGATATCATTGTAACAGATTTTTTTGGTGTAACGAACATCTCTTCAATTTTGTAATGTATATCGCGGTTGCAGATTCTagtatataaattgaaaatattggaATAGATTCGTTATTATAaagttaatgtattttttattgaaaatatttattataatattcaaatatttcacACTGATAATATAAATCGTATCGGTCTGTCTGCTTCACATCGACAGCTGGATCGATTGCGACCTTAACCTTTAATAATTATGGACTTCGACAACGAGGTGATAAGGGAATAGATGCGAGAGttacttataataaacattaacaaACGATTCGGAAATAATACAAAGTttagaaaaaatacaattgtaattaatatcgttacatgatttttttaaataacgaacattgtaaaatatttattttttgacacgTTGATATAGGTATTTGTTACATGGTCACATTAGTTtcactttttaaatatgtattactcGTTGCTCGTGAATAgtttataattcaaatataacAACTTATATATGAGACAAAGTAGTAATTGTGTTACTGgaagataaataaattctaaatttcTGCTCCCTTtagaatatttatgtttattattgatTTGAATCATATACAACTAACTTTAATCTTCatgtaatataaatgaaatgtcaagtgtcaaatattttctttatattcgtaaaaaattcaatgtaacAATAAAAAGCTATTcactctttaaataaaaaagtttgttcCTAAATGCAGGTCTGAGATCAtaaacacacaaaaatataagaGTATTAAGAGTTATATAAAAAGCGGTAGCGCAAGTGCAGACAATCAGCGTGTCATCACTGCCAATGCCTAGACATCGTCTTATGTAAACCACGGAGTTAATCCATCACATTTAAATGTCCTATAACATCGTTATAAGTTAAATGcaccatataaaatatttttacttttttctttcaaGGGTTATCCTTTCAAAATTTTTCTACTGCCTTTGAAAAGATTTTTatagttgaaatatttttcaaaatcctttattttacaacaaaaaacaaatccTTTATTAGGTTTCTTCCATTCAGAATTTTTCATCCAATTAGTCTTGGCACAAATGTCAGTGCAAATAGAACGAATGAGTACCAACGCTTGTTGAACCTCTAAATTAGGATAGTTGATGAGGACTATTGCAAGCGATGACATTTCTTGACGATCGGAAATCACctgcattaaaataaaacatcaaatcacttcatttgaattaaattttactattaatattagttATGTACGATATATGCGAGATATCACTCAgttctaaaaaatttaatataggcattgacaataaagaataaccataaataataatccatGCGTCGTTatcataactattttaaaattcaatattgcaatattgattaattacatacaataattaaagtaaaaaaataatatgaaaaggCCTTTATggttattataacaatttagaaAATTCTCttgataaaatatgtaatacatgtctacatattttattagacATTTTCATCAGACAGTGTACTTAAATATCAGTTCGAAATTTCTCTTATACTATAAGTACTAGTAGTCGTGGTAGGGTAggtaggtagggcacagcagcaaatatcttactcaaaatctggagcagaccaACTAGTAACGtaccttacaggagatcacaacGAAATAATACTGGTTACAAGCAGTGTGTCCTAGGGCGATTGGCAGTTGGGTTGGCAATgcattgcaggtgtctataggctacgataaaCGCTTACAATCAAGTGGGTCCAACgtttttttgccgacctagttatatataaaaagtacatattttttatctgaATGCAGAATTATTACCTTCCATAAGTACAACGGAACTTGCTGTTGTAAGTTATATCGGTCATTCAAACGAAGTTCCACCTGAGACTCAAGTTGTGTAGATGGCAAAATTAATGAATGAGATGAACCCGTCCATACATCTAACGCATAATCTCGGTCATAGACCAGAGACCGTACTCGTCTCTCCACTTCGTCCCAATTCTGTAGATAGtaaaaaataggtatttaattagGACAGATGGATAATTTAATACAGTAAAATTAAGAAGTAAAAAATGTACCTCTTGGCCACAAGAGCTCCAAACAGGTACGACATTCAAATAAGTGTATGTAGTCTCTTGCGTTACTCCGGGCAGTACATCCATAGGACTGACTAGTTGCCTTTTACCAAAACAGCACTTGCCATCTTTGCTTAATTTTTCACCAGTAGTAGCATAAATTGACTTTAATTGGCTGTTACAATTGTaaatgtcattaaaatttaacgGTAGTAATTCATTATTGGTAAAGCTTGCCCCAGCAAGACTAGTATTGGCTATACCAGAATGCATGATGTATCTTACAAagtgtattttgtatttgtccTTGTCAATGCACACGTCAAAGACAGAGAATATCTGACTTTTGACTTCGAATCTGACCTGTACTAATTCTGTGTTACCAGGGGCACAGGCGGTGTTGGTTTTGTGAtattttggtttaattttttctttacatttaatGTTCGAAATATCATATTCTTTGTCATTAACTAGGAAACGAGTTTCATTTATGCAGTAAGCTGATATATAGCTCCCTAAGCGCTCTTCATTGTAAATTAGCAATGAATCAggacagtaaataaaaatttttccTCCAAGTCCTATTGATCTTTGTGTTATTAATTGGTGAGTATGTGATAGTATTAACGGATAATTTTCACCGTAATCATTGGTTTTAGGCAAATGGCACgctgtgtaaaataaaataaaaaaaaattataatataaatattttaaattattattgaacaagataagttttttaaaataattactaactttatacaatttacacaaaaataaaataaaattagaatgtctgtttgtaatattaaaataaccgctttttactaaattaatatgaatgtatacatgtacatatatcaaaataacattttttacaatttttgtctgtttgtctatctgtctgttacccggctaatctctgatactgctagactgattttgacgggactttaactggcagatagctgatgtaataagaagtaacttaggctacttttattttagaaatttatttattttataactctgcgaattgaaaattaacttttttgttaaattccacgcggacgaagtcgtgggctcAGCTAGTTGAAACATATATTTGATTtcgtttcattaattttaacgtAAATGGGAGGCAAGCTCacgtatttcatatttaaataataaaaaaaactcaaaatgcCAATTTATTGGATACTTTTATATGAAActtatcatcattcatcatcatcatcatcgttatcatttcagcctatcacagtccattgctggacatagacctccacaagttcgcgccaaaaatggcgtgaactcatgtgtgtgaCCCATAGTcctcacgctgggcaggcgggttggtgaccgcagggctggctttgtcgtaccgatgacgctgctgtccgtctcggtctgtgtatttcaaagctagcaattggatggttatcccgccatcggtcggccttttaagtttcaaggtggttgtGTAGCTGTATGAAacttatagtaaaataataataataaaacttactaACCTTCACttctaatttcaaaaattcgCTTGATAGAATCAAATTCATTTCGAACTTCGCAGCTGTATGTTCCAATGTTTTCTTTCGTCATCATCAATTTATACAACATAGATTTTTCATGGAGGGGTCTCGAATCTTGACGccattttgtctaaaaaaatattattattaaacagatGCTTATTTCATGCTGGatttgtaatacaataaatagaataattttatcGTTGCTATACTTTTACGTTGTCATAAAACACCTACTATGTGCGTTTATGCGTTTTGAAGGGAAACCAGAGATACCTACTATGTGTTAGTGCTTAATCCATCATGACACTGATTAATACATTGACACGCGTCTTATAACTtctttcaaattataaataattccaTACAATGCTCTCTTTCATGGCTTAGCATACTGTGGCAAATGCTTAAGATCGAAACATCGAAACACCACACAATTTCACTTTAAATGCTTATGTAAAATTAAGGTGACATAAATAGAGATAAGAACTGATTCGTCCGAATCATTTTGTGggttaaagaaatttttattctcaaaaagaatacaatatttacttatagaagaacattaaattaaatttacaaataaaatcataatatgaTTTATAGCGATGAGCAGCGCAAAGCAAAAATCGCAAAACATATATacagaaaataacattttataaagagGGTATCTGGAATACTTTGTACTGTTACTGTTTGTTACAGTTTTGTACTGTTTGTTgtgttgtaataatataaaaactaagtaTCTGTAAGTTTGAGTAACGTTCAAGAAATTTTAGTTAGATGTAGAAAGTATACTTCATTTAGACATATAATCTACATCTAGACTGTAATAAGTTGTTGTGAATAAATGTTATAGAAAATTGACTACGTAGCATACGACAACGTAACGAGAGAAATGcgtaaatataacatatatataatttcgaAGAATTTTGACcgaataatttttgtttcttaatttaatttgaaataaaactttcttGTCAGTATAACATTAttaacaactagctgtgcccgcggtctcgtccacgtggaatttaacaaaagaggtattgttcagttcgcagagttatataaataaatttctaaaataaaagtagcctgagttattccttattacatcagttatctgccaatgaaagtactgtcaaaatcagtccagccgtttcaaagattagtcggaataaatagacagacagacagacaaaaattgtaaaatatgttattttgctatgtaccggttattttaatattacaatcggatactccaattttatttatttatatagatatatagattattaaataacaattccCAAAAAGTGCAAAGGGACTGGAAATAGTTTACTTTTATGACTATTACTAACTAAGATATGATGAGAATACGGGCACAGCAaggatttcctgctcaaaatatggagcagcgcgattggggtagtatctcgaccttacagaagatcacagctaaataatactgttttcaagcagtattgtgtacctgttggtgagtgaaggatcagagctccgGGGAGGGACTGGgaatggggtcggcaacgcgcttgcgatgcttctggtgttgcaggcgtcatacgctacggtaattgcttaccatcaggtgagccgtacgcttgccgacctagttacattaaaaaaaatctagctcTTTGGTGTTTACacaaaaaacttacttttggcTCTGGGTAGCCTCGCGCTTCGCAATCTAAAATTTCTATAGCGCCTTCcttaaactttataatttttcgtACATTGGAAGTAAATTCCGGTTTAGACCcaacaattacttttttgacatgataattatatgaataatattctgCGTTGACCCTACAAATATAAATTCCAGAATCGCTTTGTTTTGCTTTATGTAATTCAATTGTATCGCCGTTTCCGTAAAATCTTCcgtcctaaaaaaaaaaacaagaagcATTAATTGTCTTCGCGAGTTACATACGAGTAATCACACAAAATTAAATACCGTAACATATAACAAGGTTTTAAAAATCACTATTGATGAGAAAACTGCAATATTAGCGTATTCATTTCAAGTTCAAAGTTTTGACCGTCTAGCAAAAACAGTTTAAAAGttgtacaaaaacaataaagtaaaaGCTCAATTGGCTTCAGATTGGGTGTGATTCTAATCACTTGAAACTCATATGAATATCACTGGTCAGTCAGAGAAACCAGAGGACAAGTCTCGGTTATTTTCCTCTTATACTGCATTTCATCTAAGAGTGAGACTTTACAGAAAATTCACGATTAGAAATGACCCAATCAATTAACGTGTTTTTAGGCAAccaagtaatattaaaaaaaaaaaaaaaaaaatcgcttaaTTTCTCAAGGGAAATTATGTTGCAACTAATATgagcatttttttatgtacatatatgtacaattttaacaattgattatattctaatattaaaaataataattgtaatacttCGTATGACATTGTACGCCATACCCTTCCGTCTATATACGTCTTGTACCCGCCAGTAGTGACTTAAATGTATTTAAGACTAATAAATTTTCCTCACGATTATACATTGAAGAGTTTTGACGACAACCCGGTACGTAAGACCGGTGTCACCACTTACGTAAGTCAAATGATTAATGGCGGGTTTAGTGgtattattgatatatactTCAAATCTAAACATAAGAacattttgcaaaaaaaaattaaacaagaaaTTTCTTTGGTGGTTCTGATTAAGtaaattaactatataattcataaatataaataatagtataaaacaagTTGGTACCTTATACCAGCGAACATGATCTGTTAGTGAAGTCTTACAGGAAATTTTACTTGTTGATCCCTCAACAACCAATTCAAGTTCAGTATTGTCAGAATATGAAACGTCGACATACTCTGTAAATATtggaagataaaaaatatatagaacgGTTAATGATGAATGATATCACGGGGTCGGTGGATTTGTTTTCAATTTCTTGCGATTAAAGTTACAAAAATTCAGTAGCAACAGTCAagatatatttcttataatggTTTAGTTTTAAAGGTCATATGAGAaagattaacaatatttttttagttatctaataggaaatatttagtttatatattttaatgttttttatttttatgtaaacaatAATTGATAGTCCTTATTGTCAATATCGAATAATGCGGGTGCATGAAAATGATCAAAGATGAGATACTTCCACAGTCGAGCTGcaccagattttaagcaggatatttcttgctatgccctaccttacttggaattaatttttttattaaagagcTTACTGAGCTTGAGGATCCTTAAATCCTCAAATTATGTGATTGATTTTGCTTTTAACGTCCTACGGTCACGTCTACGTCAGGTCGGAGCTAATTCACTGTACATCTTCACTGCAGGTTAATGAATGTATTCCTTactactatgggtaacgatccTATCGGGACCGACAGTTTTACGTGCTTTCCGAATAATGGTAaagaaacccacaaggacaaataCAGACAACCCAGTCAAAAATGTATACAACTGGAATGGTTTTAAACTGAAACACTTGAAAACACTACAATGAAACAGATGACAAGCGCAAACGAAGTCGTGCGTATTGCTTATAAATTTTGTACACTTACCATTAATGGTGACATAATATTCAGCTGTATCATAGCCCAAGGTATTACTTGCATTACACACGTAGGTACCTTGAGAGCTTAAATCAGGGTTTTTTATTAGTAATGTACCATCATCGATATCATAAAATTCACCTATAacaattgatttaatttataagtcaAGGAAGCATTTGTGTATAAGACTTTATTGtacgttaaaataattatgtcatGTCAACTTTATAGAAAACAGAATTAGTACATGGAAATTTAATATCAAAcgtagattttattatttgattgcGAAATTTTGCAATATTGTACACATTTACAAGTTAAGAAAAATAAGAACTAAATGTTTACAAATACTTGTGGTATAAATCATGCAAGCGTgaaatggtgccaagaatgctgacagcattttcTTGTTGAATGGCTATGCCGATTCTCCTGGTAAAAAATGAACCAGTCCTCTTGTCACCAGTAGAGATAGGAAGACGAGGAGTTGAatcttttacaaattttttagcactgcaACTCCAAGACGTACTTAACGTAGACTTATCTCCAAAATATATCTGATATAAGTAATTGATATGGTATAAGTGAATTACATAAAGATatacatttagttttaaaataagtatttatttgagTTTACAGTGATGGAATGTTAATGATGTGTGAATTGATATTTACGGGACTTTTACAAATTGAAACCAGGATGAAACCTAAGCACGGTTTCTTTGAACGTTTATATTGCATTTTTTTCTCTTGATTTTACTACGAACGCTTCTAactttattttagtgttatccATGGGGGTATaactcaatataaataataaagatatttcagtcgaatataatttactataattgaaatgaaaaacaatttataagtaTCTGAATAATACAGTATGCTATAAGGCCAAAATATTAGTTTTGATAATCACAATTTATGATTTTAAGTATTTTCCTTTTCATAGTATTAATATTGATAAGTacttgtaattataataagtaattattttaattgcagGCCCAAAGTAGCTGTAGTGTAGTAGGTGTAGAACAATGAGCGAAAGGCTTGCACGATTACATTAGTAGAATAAAACTTTCACCTTTTGCCAAGATTAAGCCATTTTTATACCATGTTATTGTTGGTTTAGGCGAGCCATCTGCAGGACATGGAACTCTGCGTGCTTCGTCTCCCACAACGGCTAATAATTGTGGTGttgattttcttaatatttttggtGCCGCTGGAAAACAACGTGACATAAGCTTAATAAAGCAACCAAAATACGCGAATTTAGAAAAAAGAGGGCGTACAATAATAAACTTATGAAATCGAGTAAAAATCGTATGCCTATACATAATCTatggtataataatataatattgtaaacagggaagttttgattttggtttgtttgtatttgataAACACAAAAACTATTGTactcattgaaaaaaaaataccaataaaaTTCTAGACTGTATCATTATACAAAGTCACTCACATTGTTATTAAAGATGGAATACCATAATACCTGTTATCCGATTtgttcatctatacaaataaataaaattggagtatctgtttgtaatattaaaataaccgctttatactaaatgcatatggatatacacaaggtacatataccaaaataatatttttttaattttttttgtctctctgtctgtttgttccggctaatctctgaaacgtctggaccgattttgaagggactttcactggcagatagctgatgtaataa
Above is a window of Melitaea cinxia chromosome 19, ilMelCinx1.1, whole genome shotgun sequence DNA encoding:
- the LOC123662721 gene encoding uncharacterized protein LOC123662721: MTKENIGTYSCEVRNEFDSIKRIFEIRSEACHLPKTNDYGENYPLILSHTHQLITQRSIGLGGKIFIYCPDSLLIYNEERLGSYISAYCINETRFLVNDKEYDISNIKCKEKIKPKYHKTNTACAPGNTELVQVRFEVKSQIFSVFDVCIDKDKYKIHFVRYIMHSGIANTSLAGASFTNNELLPLNFNDIYNCNSQLKSIYATTGEKLSKDGKCCFGKRQLVSPMDVLPGVTQETTYTYLNVVPVWSSCGQENWDEVERRVRSLVYDRDYALDVWTGSSHSLILPSTQLESQVELRLNDRYNLQQQVPLYLWKVISDRQEMSSLAIVLINYPNLEVQQALVLIRSICTDICAKTNWMKNSEWKKPNKGFVFCCLLLSINQELVDRSAP